The following are encoded in a window of Fusarium verticillioides 7600 chromosome 6, whole genome shotgun sequence genomic DNA:
- a CDS encoding hypothetical protein (At least one base has a quality score < 10) translates to MSTALSLSQSSIDGFQDLLSNLRGSAPRFLQQMPPSTIEIQLGKFRVWCGNLGALQTGYSSLDYRLRESVLMHKNISQLLQQLVTELEESTDVVSGERLPFDEESIPSDLSEESDDDTSNDDFPSTELSMRVASITDIVNNLYRLSYKIRNSGLRPSSTRASLIQAVDNETGIDLFDTLYEFESRHLVELLTAMRQGKPEDVESSDALLERLATSNVLRRKQFRYWERHARKLGVQVLQVHRMPIRERPAASEASEDVGLLQAQRLELAPPLEQSHLSGTNTTPYDPALDDRTEIQTILSLASTALDVDGKGIEVPKPPEEALNGDSFTCPYCWVVCPPKEGRGKTWKSHVLHDLRPYVCTYEACNSANDLYQSRKAWVDHEEAVHRPSWRCRDHPDALYATAADFKRHLLREHDRGLSGEQLEDLAAVSRLGRVDDRDICPICFEEQPFPKGLTNHLANHLERIALFSLPRTISSDEKNMGESQLSKLFNIDSDDSSTTEGSEEEEDEEAEKDPSGTEWNATKILSYPPELKELLGMLQYYAALFMTIKSDLSEISGTLGGHDKFAFELASNDAGRCLLMTKQLFECDLRINVTTPDGNSLTKILRDIRGFLDISRIELHKVHEKNLEDQQTQIAIVTEAMGGLGIVHDILEGILQVLEGSITLTAGLNKVGEYQSILTTLFGVEMASDSRCTQLMIEPIEHPPHMSSEMAEAPKSDETLDDSDYDETSENSEYEEVLDPRKHGNAISKLTRCSKLSGLSLALKFRLGSVIIFSTLITLYMSTFFDSLLSQMTLVIAHAYQSQHMKIKD, encoded by the exons ATGAGCACAGCCCTCAGCCTGAGTCAATCATCTATCGATGGCTTCCAGGATCTTTTGTCAAATCTCAGAGGCAGTGCCCCTCGATTCCTCCAGCAGATGCCTCCCTCGACAATCGAGATACAGCTTGGAAAGTTCAGAGTCTGGTGCGGAAATCTTGGTGCTTTGCAGACGGGCTATTCCTCGCTTGATTACAGGTTGAGAGAGTCGGTTCTCATGCACAAAAACATCTCacaacttctccaacagcTTGTCACAGAATTGGAAGAGT CTACCGATGTCGTATCAGGGGAAAGGCTTCCGTTCGATGAGGAGTCTATCCCGTCAGATCTAAGCGAAGAATCCGACGATGACACAAGCAACGATGACTTTCCATCAACAGAGCTATCTATGAGGGTTGCAAGTATTACTGACATTGTCAACAACCTATACCGATTATCCTACAAGATCCGCAACTCTGGTCTGCGCCCCAGCTCAACCAGGGCCAGCTTGATCCAAGCGGTGGACAATGAGACAGGGATCGATCTCTTCGATACGCTTTATGAGTTTGAATCAAGGCACCTGGTTGAACTTCTCACAGCCATGCGTCAAGGAAAGCCTGAAGACGTTGAATCTTCCGATGCTCTACTCGAAAGACTCGCAACATCTAATGTCTTACGTCGGAAGCAATTTCGATATTGGGAAAGGCATGCTAGAAAGCTTGGTGTTCAAGTTCTCCAGGTGCATCGGATGCCTATCAGAGAAAGGCCCGCGGCATCAGAAGCTTCAGAGGACGTGGGACTTCTACAAGCGCAGCGCCTTGAGCTCGCTCCCCCATTGGAACAGAGTCACCTCTCTGGGACTAATACGACACCGTATGACCCCGCCCTAGATGATAGAACAGAGATACAAACCATACTATCACTGGCCTCGACTGCCCTCGATGTCGACGGAAAAGGGATTGAGGTCCCCAAGCCTCCAGAGGAGGCACTGAATGGGGACTCGTTCACCTGCCCTTACTGTTGGGTGGTATGCCCCCCGAAGGAAGGGAGGGGAAAGACCTGGAAATCGCATGTCCTCCATGACTTGAGACCTTACGTATGCACGTATGAAGCATGCAATTCCGCCAACGATCTTTACCAGTCGAGAAAAGCGTGGGTAGATCACGAAGAAGCTGTGCATCGACCTAGTTGGCGATGCCGCGATCACCCTGACGCTTTGTATGCGACAGCTGCTGATTTCAAGCGCCATCTGTTGCGAGAGCATGATAGAGGTCTTTCCGGTGAACAGCTCGAGGACTTAGCCGCCGTCTCTAGATTAGGCCGCGTTGATGACCGTGATATTTGTCCCATATGCTTCGAAGAACAGCCGTTCCCCAAGGGCCTGACCAACCATTTAGCCAACCATCTTGAGCGAATTGCATTGTTCTCTCTGCCAAGAACGATATCGAGTGATGAAAAGAACATGGGTGAAAGTCAGTTATCCAAATTGTTCAATATTGACTCTGACGATTCCTCCACAACAGAaggatctgaagaagaagaagacgaagaagcagaaaaggaTCCGTCAGGCACCGAGTGGAATGCCACTAAAATCCTGTCGTATCCCCCTGAGCTGAAGGAGCTACTTGGGATGTTGCAATATTATGCAGCGCTCTTCATGACAATAAAATCCGATCTCAGTGAAATAAGCGGAACTCTGGGCGGCCACGACAAGTTTGCATTTGAACTAGCCTCGAATGATGCTGGGAGATGTTTGTTAATGACAAAACAGCTCTTCGAATGTGACTTGAGGATTAATGTAACCACGCCAGACGGTAATAGTTTGACAAAGATACTGAGGGACATACGGGGATTTCTTGATATATCTAGGATAGAGCTTCACAAAGTTCATGAGAAGAACTTGGAAGACCAACAGACACAAATCGCGATAGTTACTGAAGCAATGGGAGGACTAGGAATCGTtcatgatattcttgaaGGAATACTCCAGGTACTTGAAGG ATCCATTACCTTAACTGCCGGCCTCAACAAAGTCGGAGAGTATCAAAGCATTTTAACAACCTTGT TCGGAGTTGAGATGGCATCGGATTCAAGGTGTACTCAGCTTATGATCGAACCCATTGAACACCCACCGCATATGTCTTCTGAGATGGCAGAGGCTCCGAAATCTGATGAGACATTAGACGATTCGGATTATGATGAGACGTCAGAAAATTCGGAGTACGAAGAGGTGCTGGATCCTCGTAAGCACGGAAACGCCATTAGCAAACTTACAAG GTGTTCAAAACTCTCTGGCCTGAGCCTGGCGCTGAAATTCCGTCTAGGGTCGGTGATCATATTCTCGACACTGATCACACTATATATGTCCACTTTCTTCGATTCATTGTTATCGCAAATGACTCTGGTCATTGCACATGCTT ACCAATCACAACATATGAAAATCAAGGATTGA